Proteins encoded within one genomic window of [Enterobacter] lignolyticus SCF1:
- the ydcK gene encoding YdcK family protein: protein MNKYRLSTASRVFHYQQDGEKKSVDLWQVIALRDFADVKQGAAGGWVDSPQALSQQGACWIYDENSMVFADARVEENARIYGACVLSHGARVVGNAVVETSEIGDSAELSDNVTVKNSRVRGECRLFGSARVLNDCDIIAARGLTRDKEQRLQIYDRATVSRSRIVHQAQVYGDAIVDQAFIEHRAEVFDAAIIQGNEENNVWLCDCAKVYGQARVVAGRGDDAIPTLRYSAQVAENAVVEGNCVLKHRVLVGGYAWLRGGPVLLDDNVLVEGHARISGDVVIEHHVEITENAVIEAYDGDTIHLRGRKVINGDARITRTPLLGSL, encoded by the coding sequence ATGAACAAATACCGCCTCAGTACCGCCTCCCGCGTCTTTCACTATCAGCAGGACGGTGAGAAAAAAAGCGTCGACCTCTGGCAGGTGATCGCCCTGCGCGATTTTGCCGACGTTAAACAGGGCGCCGCCGGCGGCTGGGTGGATTCGCCGCAGGCGCTGAGCCAGCAGGGAGCGTGCTGGATCTACGACGAAAACAGTATGGTCTTCGCCGATGCCCGGGTCGAGGAAAACGCGCGTATTTACGGCGCCTGCGTGCTCAGCCACGGCGCGCGGGTGGTGGGAAACGCCGTTGTGGAGACCTCGGAGATCGGCGACAGCGCCGAATTAAGTGACAACGTCACGGTAAAAAACTCCCGCGTGCGCGGCGAATGCCGCCTCTTCGGCAGCGCCCGGGTCCTCAACGACTGCGACATCATCGCCGCCAGAGGACTCACGCGGGATAAGGAACAGCGTCTGCAGATTTACGACCGCGCGACGGTCAGCCGCTCGCGAATTGTCCATCAGGCGCAGGTGTACGGCGACGCCATCGTCGATCAGGCGTTTATTGAGCATCGGGCGGAGGTCTTTGATGCGGCGATTATCCAGGGCAACGAGGAAAACAACGTCTGGCTGTGCGATTGTGCCAAAGTGTACGGCCAGGCGCGGGTGGTCGCCGGGCGCGGCGACGACGCCATTCCCACGCTGCGCTACAGCGCACAGGTCGCGGAAAACGCCGTCGTCGAAGGCAACTGCGTGCTGAAACACCGGGTGCTGGTCGGCGGCTACGCCTGGCTGCGCGGCGGCCCGGTGCTGCTCGACGACAACGTGCTGGTGGAAGGCCACGCCCGCATCAGCGGCGATGTGGTGATCGAGCATCACGTTGAGATTACCGAAAATGCGGTGATTGAGGCCTACGACGGCGACACGATTCACCTGCGCGGACGCAAGGTCATTAACGGCGACGCGCGGATCACCCGCACGCCGCTGTTAGGGTCGCTGTAG
- the hrpA gene encoding ATP-dependent RNA helicase HrpA → MTEQPKLTFPMLTTLLDGLMLRDRQRFSRRLHGVKKVKNPDAQQAILQEMAQEIEQAAGQVVLRAAARPPITYPENLPVSQKKQAILEAVRDHQVVIVAGETGSGKTTQLPKICMELGRGVKGLIGHTQPRRLAARTVANRIAEELQTEPGGCIGYKVRFSDHVSDSTMVKLMTDGILLAEIQQDRLLMQYDTIIIDEAHERSLNIDFLLGYLKELLPRRPDLKIIITSATIDPQRFSRHFNNAPVIEVSGRTYPVEVRYRPIVEDADDTERDQLQAIFDAVDELNHEGPGDILIFMSGEREIRDTADALNKRDMRHTEILPLYARLSNSEQNRVFQPHSGRRIVLATNVAETSLTVPGIRYVIDPGTARISRYSYRTKVQRLPIEPVSQASANQRKGRCGRVSEGICIRLYSEDDFLSRPEFTDPEILRTNLASVILQMTALGLGDIAAFPFVEAPDKRNIQDGVRLLEELGAITTDEQATAYKLTAQGRQLSQLPVDPRLARMVLEAQKHGCVREAMIITSALSIQDPRERPLDKQQASDEKHRRFHDKESDFLAFVNLWNYLGEQQKALSSNQFRRLCRTDYLNYLRVREWQDIYTQLRQVVKELRIPVNSTPAEYREIHVALLTGLLSHIGMKDADKQEFTGARNARFSIFPGSGLFKKPPKWTMVAELVETSRLWGRIAARIEPEWVEPVAQHLIKRSYSEPHWERAQGAVMATEKVTVYGLPVVAARKVNYSQIDPALCRELFIRHALVEGDWQTRHAFFRDNLRLRAEVEELEHKSRRRDILVDDETLFEFYDQRISHEVVSARHFDSWWKTVSRATPDLLSFEKSMLIKEGAEGVSKLDYPNFWHQGSLKLRLSYQFEPGADADGVTVHIPLPLLNQVEEAGFEWQIPGLRRELIIALIKSLPKPVRRNFVPAPNYAEAFLGRATPLELPLLDSLERELRRMTGVTVDREDWHWEQVPDHLKITFRVVDDKNKKLQEGRDLTALKETLKGKVQETLSAVADDGIEQNGLHLWSFGSLPESYEQKRGNYKVKAWPALVDELDSVAIKLFDNPQEQQQAMWCGLRRLLLLNIPSPIKYLHEKLPNKAKLGLYFNPYGKVLDLIDDCISCGVDKLIDEAGGPVWTEERFAALHEKVRGELNDAVVEIAKQVEQILTAVFNINKRLKGRVDMTMALGLSDVKAQMSGLVYRGFVTGNGFKRLGDTLRYLQGIERRLEKLAVDPHRDRAQMLKVESVQQAWQQWLNKLPPARRDDADVQEIRWMIEELRISYFAQQLGTPYPVSDKRILQAMDQISA, encoded by the coding sequence TGCCGGTCAGTCAGAAAAAACAGGCCATTCTGGAGGCGGTGCGCGACCACCAGGTGGTGATTGTCGCCGGTGAGACCGGTTCGGGGAAAACCACCCAGCTGCCGAAGATTTGTATGGAGCTGGGGCGCGGGGTGAAAGGGCTTATCGGCCACACCCAGCCGCGCCGTCTGGCGGCGCGAACCGTGGCGAACCGTATCGCCGAAGAGCTGCAAACGGAGCCGGGGGGCTGCATCGGCTATAAGGTGCGCTTTAGCGATCACGTCAGCGACAGCACCATGGTGAAGCTGATGACCGACGGTATCCTGCTGGCGGAAATCCAGCAGGACCGGCTGCTGATGCAGTACGACACCATTATTATCGACGAAGCGCACGAGCGCAGCCTGAACATCGACTTCCTGCTGGGCTACCTGAAGGAGCTGCTGCCGCGCCGTCCGGATCTGAAGATTATCATCACCTCGGCGACGATCGACCCGCAGCGCTTCTCACGCCATTTCAACAATGCGCCGGTGATTGAGGTTTCCGGGCGCACGTATCCGGTGGAGGTCCGCTATCGCCCGATAGTGGAGGACGCCGATGATACCGAGCGCGATCAGCTGCAGGCGATTTTCGACGCCGTCGACGAGCTGAATCACGAAGGGCCGGGCGATATCCTGATCTTCATGAGCGGCGAGCGCGAAATTCGCGATACTGCCGATGCGCTGAACAAGCGGGATATGCGCCATACCGAAATCCTGCCGCTGTATGCGCGGTTGTCGAACAGCGAGCAGAACCGGGTATTCCAGCCGCACAGCGGGCGACGTATCGTGCTGGCGACCAACGTCGCGGAAACGTCGCTGACCGTGCCGGGCATCAGGTACGTTATTGACCCGGGTACCGCGCGCATCAGCCGCTACAGCTATCGCACCAAGGTGCAGCGCTTACCGATCGAGCCCGTATCGCAGGCCTCCGCGAACCAGCGTAAAGGCCGCTGCGGGCGCGTATCGGAAGGGATCTGCATCCGTCTCTATTCCGAAGACGATTTTCTCTCGCGCCCGGAGTTTACCGACCCGGAAATTCTGCGCACTAACCTGGCCTCGGTTATTCTGCAGATGACCGCGCTGGGGCTGGGCGATATCGCGGCATTTCCGTTTGTGGAAGCGCCGGACAAGCGCAACATTCAGGACGGCGTGCGGCTGCTTGAAGAGCTGGGCGCGATTACCACCGACGAGCAGGCGACGGCCTATAAGCTGACGGCGCAGGGCCGCCAGCTCAGCCAGCTGCCGGTCGACCCGCGCCTGGCGCGGATGGTGCTGGAGGCGCAAAAGCACGGCTGCGTGCGCGAGGCGATGATCATCACCTCTGCGCTCTCGATTCAGGATCCGCGCGAGCGCCCGCTGGACAAGCAGCAGGCATCCGACGAAAAACATCGTCGCTTTCACGACAAAGAGTCCGATTTCCTGGCCTTTGTGAACCTGTGGAACTACCTGGGCGAGCAGCAGAAGGCGCTGTCGTCGAACCAGTTCCGCCGCCTGTGCCGCACCGACTACCTCAACTACCTGCGCGTGCGCGAGTGGCAGGACATCTACACCCAGCTGCGTCAGGTGGTGAAGGAGCTGCGGATCCCGGTTAACAGCACGCCTGCGGAGTACCGCGAGATCCACGTCGCGCTGCTGACCGGACTGCTGTCGCATATCGGCATGAAGGATGCGGATAAACAGGAGTTTACCGGCGCGCGCAACGCCCGCTTCTCGATTTTCCCCGGCTCCGGCTTGTTCAAAAAGCCGCCGAAGTGGACCATGGTCGCGGAGCTGGTGGAAACCAGCCGCCTGTGGGGGCGCATTGCCGCGCGCATTGAGCCGGAGTGGGTGGAGCCCGTCGCCCAGCACCTGATTAAGCGCTCATACAGCGAGCCGCACTGGGAGCGCGCGCAGGGGGCGGTTATGGCCACGGAAAAAGTGACCGTTTACGGCCTGCCGGTGGTTGCCGCGCGCAAGGTCAACTACAGCCAGATTGACCCGGCGCTGTGCCGCGAGCTGTTCATCCGCCACGCGCTGGTCGAGGGCGACTGGCAAACGCGGCATGCGTTTTTCCGCGACAACCTGCGGCTGCGCGCCGAAGTCGAAGAGCTGGAGCATAAATCGCGCCGCCGCGACATCCTGGTGGACGACGAAACGCTGTTTGAATTTTACGACCAGCGTATCAGCCACGAGGTTGTTTCCGCCCGCCACTTTGACAGCTGGTGGAAAACGGTCAGCCGCGCGACGCCGGATCTGCTCAGCTTTGAAAAGAGCATGCTCATCAAAGAGGGCGCGGAGGGCGTCAGCAAGCTGGATTACCCGAATTTCTGGCACCAGGGCAGCCTGAAGCTGCGCCTGAGCTATCAGTTCGAGCCGGGGGCGGACGCGGACGGCGTCACCGTGCACATCCCGCTGCCGCTGCTCAACCAGGTGGAGGAGGCCGGGTTTGAATGGCAAATCCCGGGGCTGCGCCGTGAGCTTATCATTGCGCTGATCAAGTCGCTGCCCAAGCCGGTACGGCGAAACTTTGTTCCGGCGCCGAACTATGCAGAAGCGTTTTTAGGCCGCGCCACGCCGCTGGAGCTGCCGCTGCTCGACTCGCTTGAGCGCGAGCTGCGGCGGATGACCGGGGTGACCGTTGACCGTGAAGACTGGCACTGGGAACAGGTGCCCGATCATCTGAAAATCACCTTCCGGGTGGTGGATGATAAGAATAAAAAGCTGCAGGAGGGACGCGACCTCACGGCGCTGAAGGAGACGCTGAAGGGGAAAGTGCAGGAGACGCTGTCGGCGGTCGCGGATGACGGCATCGAGCAGAACGGGCTGCACCTGTGGAGCTTCGGCTCGCTGCCGGAAAGCTATGAGCAGAAGCGCGGTAACTACAAGGTGAAAGCCTGGCCCGCGCTGGTGGACGAGCTCGACAGCGTGGCAATCAAGCTTTTCGACAATCCGCAGGAGCAGCAGCAGGCCATGTGGTGCGGCCTGCGCCGCCTGCTGCTGCTGAATATCCCGTCGCCGATCAAATACCTGCACGAGAAGCTGCCGAACAAGGCCAAGCTGGGGCTCTATTTTAACCCCTACGGCAAAGTGCTGGATTTGATTGACGACTGCATCTCCTGCGGCGTGGATAAGCTGATTGATGAAGCGGGCGGCCCGGTGTGGACGGAAGAACGTTTCGCCGCGCTGCATGAGAAGGTCCGGGGCGAGCTCAACGACGCCGTGGTGGAGATAGCCAAACAGGTTGAACAGATCCTGACCGCGGTGTTTAACATCAATAAACGCCTGAAAGGGCGCGTGGACATGACCATGGCGCTGGGGCTGTCGGACGTTAAGGCGCAAATGAGCGGTCTGGTGTATCGCGGCTTTGTCACCGGCAACGGCTTTAAGCGGTTGGGCGATACGCTGCGCTATCTGCAGGGCATTGAGCGCCGGCTGGAGAAGCTGGCGGTCGATCCGCACCGCGACCGTGCGCAGATGCTGAAGGTTGAAAGCGTGCAGCAGGCGTGGCAGCAGTGGCTGAACAAGCTGCCGCCCGCCCGCCGCGACGATGCGGACGTTCAGGAGATCCGCTGGATGATTGAGGAACTGCGCATCAGCTACTTCGCCCAGCAGCTCGGTACGCCGTATCCGGTCTCCGATAAGCGTATCCTGCAGGCGATGGATCAGATTAGCGCCTGA